The sequence aataaaaaaagggtttttttcccagttaaaTTTAATTTTCGGTTGCTCTAGGATTTTATTGGCACTTCATATAAACAAGTTTTGTGCTCCATTTCCCTCTATATATGAGTGGTTTTGGATGTGTAATGAGTTTTTTACTGTTTTAATTTCAATCAAATTCCCATTCCAACAGGTTCCTAACTCTAAATCCTcgaaattctcttttttttaggAGAAGTTGTACTGGGCATCATGAATGTCAATGATTTTGTAATTCTCCCAGGCTCAAAAGCTGGAACCTCAGTGAGATTAAAAACAAAGTAAGTGCCTTCAATCTGATTGGGATTGAGATGTGCTTTCATAGTTTTTAATAAGTTTAATGCAACATTAACTGAAAGAATGGAAGAGCAAGAAGAATCATGATGTGTTTCTTTTCTAGCATTTCTCTATGCTTTTATCCACAAGCCTTTCTTTTCTCAGGCTTTAATCTACTTCCTGATTAAATTATAGGTTTTATGACCAACCCTGTGTATCCACTGGATAACACAAGCACACTAAAGAAATCAGTggattgtttgttttaatataaTTATACCCCAAACCTTTCTGAGTACAGGCACAGTTGTATCAGTTTGTTTGTTGGAATTTGCACTTGACCTGTCCTAAATTTTCCAGAGCTGTTTTCAGTCCTGCTGGGAGATACAGGAGGGACATGGCTATAATGACAAATTTTCCAGCTTCTTTAAAGTTCTTCAGATACCTTACTGACTTCCAGGTGACTTCTAATGAATATTTCACTATTTCCTCCAGAACTGTCAAGGAATTGCAGCTGGAGAAAGCTCAGTtagaagcagaaaacaaagagaTGGAGAGGAGATTATTGCAGCTGCAGTCAAACATgagcagagaaaaagaagagaggagGTAGGTTCAGTTTCTCTCTGGAAAAAAGGAATCCAGTGAGATGCTCCCTCCACACCTCCAACTCCCCATGTGGGATCTTTTGTAAAGTTTGGAATTTACAGTTAGATTGCAGAGAGGAGACTGAATATTTCTTCCCAATGTTAAACTTGCTTCCTTATGACTTTGATGATATTTGATCTGTTTTCCTCATttattccctctccctttttctCCTGGCTGGCTGGATTTGTCCCCTTTAGTTTTCAAACAGGAGACAGAGTAGTTTCTCCTTGTTTATTTCTGATGTTTCTGCAGAGGATGCTGTTGATATTTTTGATATATTTTTGATCCCCTTTTACATTTGCGTGGCTTCCCAGGGAGGCCTCTCCTGCATGGTGGCAAACAGGGCTTGGAACCAGGCACAGTGTAACGAGGCAAAGGCTGGGGTGAGGTTTCAATCTGAGTCACTCTGAGTGTTGGCAAATTCCTGCAACACCTGCTTCCTTTTCCTTGAGTTTCTGCCTGCTGGGAATGCAAATGCCTTGGCTTTGGATGccttggtgctgctgagctgttggcagctctgtgagcactgccctgagctgctggggcagtgtTTTCCAGGGCATGTGTGGCACTTTTGTCTCCATGGTGTTGTTGGTTTGTTCTCAAGGccttgtccctgcagcccctgatAGGGTGGCAGTGCTGAGCTCCAAGGACAGGAGGCTTTGGCATTTGCAGCACTGCAATTGTGgagtggtttgggctggaaaggatcTGAGAGTTCCTGCATTGTTAGCAGTGCTGGATCAAGTCCTGCAGTAAACTGGGACAATGAAGGCTCACACAAAATGtacttttgtttttattcttctgAAACCAACCTTTGAGAATTgataagtttttcttttttttttaagtttataaACTTGGACCAACTTAATGGCTTAAAGATAAGCACTTTCTCACACATTTGTTGAATTTGCTGCTTTTAAAGGAGACTTGAAGCAGGTTTCAGTGGAAGAGAGTATTTGTGCTTTTGGGAACTTGATTGTCCTGTAgagaagaattttatttttgtgatgTTTTGTTCATATTTAACAAGCTGAAGGAAAATTTTTGTGCTTCTCTTGCTTGCAGAAGGCTGAATTCTGAAGTATTTTCTTGCCTTGGTTTGTAGGAAGTTGGGTGCTTATCATTGGAAATCTGGGCAGGCAGGACCAAGGACCCCCCAAGCCCGAACTGTGgcacaaaataatgaaaacaggaaaaaggtAGGAAACCATATTTGCAAGTAAAGCTATCTAAAGTAAAACAAGATTTAGAACTGGATTTATGCTGCAGAACAGGAACATTTCAAATACTGCAAAACCAAAAGGTTGAGCCCCATCAGAGTAAAATTCCTGACTGCTTATTTTTCCCTGCCAAGCTTCTGATTCCCTTTGAGCTGGAGGAACATCAAATTTTGTTGGGTGATCAGTTGCAATAAACAGCAAATTATCCCAGCTCCTACAGATTTAATCCTGTAAGAGTGGCACTGGTAGTGGTGGAACTCATCAGGAGCCTGGCTTTGGCTGGCTGGTGCCCAGGATGGATCTGAAATACTGAAAGGCTTTGGGTGAAACTTGGAGTGCAAATTCTCTGCCTTTCCAGATAAAATACACCACAGTTCAAGTCTTTAACTCAGTTATATTGACTCTTGTTCTATGACATCCTTGCTCAGACCTAAAAAGAAGGGATGTAGAACTTTCCTGCTAAATCtttgaaaaatctgttttctcttCAGTAAGTACAAAAGGGGAACTTatcttcttttggaaaaatctgtGGCAAATTTTTTAAACATGCAGAAAATGATAACTCAATAGAATTGCCTCCTTGTCTGTGAGAAGAGAGGATCAGAATGAAAAGGTTTTCTTTACAcacctctttcccttccccattcTCTGAGACAAGGAACTCGTAGCTGTTGCTGCTTCAAGGACTTGAGGTTTCAGCTGGGGTGGCTGAAGAGATGAATGGGCAGAActttaaaaacagcaaaattaaaataagggGTGAGTGAGGGGTAGTGTGGCTGCAGGATGAACTCAGTTTGCAGGGGAAAACTGAGGagcaaaaatgctgaaaattatGAATTACTGGGATGTTAAATCATGGAAGGGCTAGGTGGACAATGTTTCATGTCTGGGGAGGGAAACTGGTCCTGGGCTTCATGGCTGTCATGAGCAATACATGGAGTTTTCTCTTGAAATGCATGCCCTATTtccctaaaataattttcattctgTAAAACTTGCTGTTTGTTCATTAGCATTAAAACCTTATACAGATATATGGAAATATTCTTTCCTCTAGGTTTCTCCACAAAGAGTGAAGTTACAAGTACTCAAACAGATTCAAGGTAAAGGCATCTTCCTTAACCAAATAAAACTTAAACTTCTGCTAGATTATTGCTTTGTAGAGGTTGCTGCAATTAAACACTGAAGAAATCAGAGAGTGGAATACTGGATTAGTTgagatttttgttgtttgttgtgTTTCAGAGCCAGTGAAAAAACCAGTCAAGCCTAAAAGAGGAAATGTGGTAGCTCATGAGAAGTTGGGAGTGAAGGGGGTGGGCTATGGACCACCTGAAATTAAGGGTGGGCTGCTGGTAAGTAAATGGTTAAAAATAACTCACAAGCAACACAATTTAATGTGTGTAGAATGTTTTTGTGTCACTTTCTCTCTGATAATTACTTAGTGCCTGTAAAGTAAAGAGAGATTTTACAGACTTCTCTCCCTGAATGCAAGAAACAGATGAAATGGTTCTGTTGTCAGAACTGTGACCACTTCTTTAACTGGTAACTGttaaagaatttatttaaaCTCAGTGTTTATTAACTTGCCCAGCATGTGGCCGTGGCTGAAGGAGGCTGATCTCATCCTTAACTAAAGAACACTTCTTTGTGATTAAAGAAAGATGTGTGGTTGCAGGCAAAGGGGCCAAAATTAAGTGGTCCATgaatattttgtaattttaaatCCTTACGTAAAGCATGTGTTGAATTCTGACTGATTTCCAAGCTGGCACCTTGTTAGCTGTGTTGTAGTGGAAATTTCTATTATCAAGTACGAGGTGATTTCCATTTAATAAGGGTATTTTTGCCCATTAGCAAGTAGGAAATAGGAAACAAATAAGAACTAGGAAACTCAGCCTCCAAAGTGTGGTGTAGCCTCATACAACTCgattttaaagtaatttatgTGAAATTCCACTGTTGAataagaaaagaacatttttattcTAAAAAAGTATAATTTCTCTTAGGGTGTGGAGGGAGATCTCTCTCTAATACACGATGTGatttcttttccccatttttattaAACCAGTTGGAGATGGTTTAATAACCCTCCAAAGGAACTGATATTTTGTGCGTCTCTTTGTAACGCTTttcctttggggaaaaaatacgCGCGGATTTGGAATTTAAGAAAACTTGCCAACAAAAAAACCGCGGGGATTTTGCTGCCGTGCTCCTAATTTCACTCAACAAAGACCCTGGCACACTCCCAGCAGCGCACATCGCGCGTGTTTCGTTTTTTCCCAGCGGTTTTTGGGGAGCGCTCCCGGCCCCGGAGCGATCCCCGGAGCGCGGGGGCGGCTGCAGTGCCGGTGACGGCCGCTCGAGGGCGCTGCGCCCCCGCGGGACGCTGCGGATCCCGGAGCGCGGATCCCGGGGAACCCCGCGCTGGCAGGGATCCAGCCGGAGCAAGAACGGGGCTGGAAATCCGCGCTGCTGCGGGGAAGTGAGCTGCCAGTCGCTGGAGTTGTTCCCTGCTGATCCTCTGTTCACACAGTGAACTTCGTGCCCTGCTCACCCCGCACTGCAGTAAGGGGATGGGGGAGTGCCCTGGATGTGCGGATACTGACACCTTTAACAGCCGCTGTTTATTGCTTTTGGAGCCACAGGTGCCATTGGATGTGCGGCCAGTCCCTGGATCAGTTAAAGCAGGTGGAAAGAAGGGTTTGGGAAAACATCCTGAGGGTGTAGGGGATGCTGATGTTTTGtgatggtgtttgcaggggtcttagggtgagggaagagatgagaatgttgactccatgttttagAAGGCTTCATtgattattttatcatatatattatattaaaaccaTACTAAAAGAGTAGAAGATATGACTTCAtcagaaagaatgataacagaGGGTTATGACTGACTGAGGCATtctggacagctggactgtgattgctCATTAATTAGACACAACCACATgggaccaatcccagatgcacctgttgcattccacagcagcagataaccattggttgcattttgttcctgaggcctctcagcttctcaggagaaaaaaatcctaagggaaggatttttcagaaaatatcatggctgcCATGTTTGACTCTCATCTTTCTGCCTGTACCTTTGCTGCTTTGTTGTGGTAAGAGCAGGTCACTCACTTGGACAATGTGTAgacaaaggatttttttctataaatacattgattatttcatggtttTGCTTGATAATAATCCAAGAGTTGGTAATGAAAACCTTTCACAGTAATTTTCTTTGTTCTAATAAAGGTTGCAAAACCACTGTGTTGAAAGTCCCAGTGTAGGAGTGGTTTTCTCCTTTTGTAGCTGTTTTCAATCAATCTCATCAATTACAGTTTGGACTTCCCTGCACTGCTGTATTAATGGCTATCCCAGTTAGCCCCTTAAATGACCATTTTCCTCTTGCTGACCTCTCCAGATGTGCCCCTGTCCACTGGGAAGCTTCAATAAGCAGCTCTTCATTAGTAAAGCACATAGCTCATAAATTCCTTTAAATGAGACATGCTGCATTAAGTGCCTCATTTAATCCCTTAGTACAGGTGGTGTCCATGGCTTTATATCCAAAACATGGGATGTGGGTGTCCATGGCCACTGCTCTGATACCAGAAACCTTTAAAAGCAGGGGTTTTGTGTGTCTGGTAATAAAAACTTTGCCTTTCTTATTTAGTTCTTGATAAATTTTTGCAGTTAATTGTGAGCAGGATCATATAAAATAGGAGTGATCTTGATTACCAGGTagctcagcagagcccagcaaagTGAGTGCTGCAGTTCCACAGCTGACACtaaaaatgctgctgctcctcagaaaTGCTTTATCAGTAACGTTGTGGAACTGATTTAGGAACCAGCCTCAGCATCAACCAGCGCGagccctgggaagcagcaggacCAAGGATTGCTGCTGAGTGGTGCCTTTGATGAGAGGGCATCTGCAGAGTCTTTCCAGGAAGCTTTGCTTCAGTGGAGGAGAGGTGAGAGTGGTCCTGGAGGAGGCCTGTGTGCCACTGAGGTCCCATCAGGTATGGTTTGTTCTGGTTAGGACATTTTAACTACATTAGGAGCCCTTTGGGAGAGTTCGATTTTAGATTAATGAAGGCAGATATTATGTGAAGCTAAGAAAACCCATTTTACTCTTTCTCAGTGTGTCTTCATTAATAACAATCATCTctgaaggttttttttaatgctattcAGGGTGTTTAGCTCAGTTTTTGTAATGATCCCTGGCAGTGGCCAGGATGTCCAGCCCATGCCCCTGTACCCTCCCATGGCTTTGTGTCTCACGTGGCACTTCAGCATGAGCTGCAATGCTCAAACATAAAACCAGTTTCAAACTGAGGCAAGGAATGTGCAGGGCTCAGGATTTTGTGTGTTCTATCCAAGTACATTTTCTGCTTGCCTTCCACAGGCTCTTAATATTTCTTTGTCCCAATGAAAAGCTGCAATCAGCTGAAGTATGCAtggaaaaatatggaaaattcCTCTGGTCTGATTGGATTTGTGCAAATCCAATCTGTGTCTTGTTCCTCTAGTCCACGGATGGTGGTTTTTCTCTGTGCCTTTTTGTACAAAATAAtattaaactgatttttttcattttttttctccttttctttgggattttgatCTGTGGAGTCACGGATTTCCATCTCCCCCACTCTTTCTATGGCTGCAGTGTGTAATCTGTAATAGATGAGTTTTTATGGCTGCTCCCAATACTGCCTGTGTTCTGTAAATATAATATTGCTGGCCATTTAAATTTTGGAGTTATGTGAAGACTGAACTAAGCAGGCTCAATGTGATGTTCATTCAAAAACAATGTAGGTGAAGAGGACATTTATAATGCTAAAcagctgtatttcttttttcaaataaCTCTGACAGAAGCTGTGGGGAATTGTGAGGTACAGACCAATGTTAGTGCTCTGAAGGAACCCATCCACGTGGAATTCCAGAAGGATGGCCTGAGCTACATGGAGAAACTCCTGCTGAAGAAATACAGAAGGTATTGTTGCATTTGCTGCTCCTAATGAGAGAATTCAGAGATACCGAATTAACAAAAATCCAaatgaaacttttaaaatattagatATATTATCAAGAGTCAAGGGGAGTGTATACAGGgagatttattttaataaaataatgattATAACCAGACTTGATCACTTGATAGTTCAGAATTCCTGCAAAGGAAGTATTTAGAGAGATTCTCTTTGCTCTCAGTTTATTGTGGAATTTGAAGACTGGTAATGATATTTGGCTACTTGATTTTGGGGCAATTGCTACAGGAGTTTTATAGAGAAAAGGAGTTTCCAGGATTCTTTTGTGGACATTACAGAGTTGTTTTATGAGTTCTTGAGAAGCAAAGTCACCTCAATGAAGTTAGGAGGAGTTAGTTAATGCTGCTGCAGTAAATTGGCTGGtagggtttttccttttttctttggtatatttttaaaagtatgaCTTTTTaagattgatttttatttttttttccctgtttcagAACTCCAGTTGATCAATTTTTTGCAAGTTGCATGAAAGATTCAAGGCCTGTGCAAGCCCTGAGTGTTCAACAGGATGGGGCTGAAGGAGGAGGACAaggagatgatgatgatgatgacattGAGGAGTTAACAGGTGTAACAGATTTCCATTTATTCAATCCAAAATACCTTTTCCTTGAGATTTTTCTATGGTTGCTGAGCATTTCCACTCTTAACCAGTTTGCCAAAAGCAATAATAAAAGGAGAAATTTGTGGGTTTTCCATAATGAACAAAAACGTTGCATTTTTGAGTGTGTTTTGAACAGGAAAAACTGAAATGCatgaaattatttatatttcacAGATGAAGAGGTGAAGAAATACTGGGCATCTATTTATAGAGCTGAAGAATCCAACACTGTTTCTGAAAATGCAGAGTCCTCTTTGCAAATTGAGTTCCTTGATGATGTGAGTACTGGTAAAGGACTTCATGAGTCTCAACAATGAACTGATTTGTTCAAGTTTTGATCTGTTAAATGTTTAAAGTAGCAGCAGTTAAATAACTTCCAATAAGGAGGAACACTGGTGCATTGTTTGTTTTCCATACAAATGTGGAAAACTGATAGCTCCAAAAGTTCc comes from Agelaius phoeniceus isolate bAgePho1 chromosome 10, bAgePho1.hap1, whole genome shotgun sequence and encodes:
- the ZBBX gene encoding zinc finger B-box domain-containing protein 1 isoform X4 — protein: MNVNDFVILPGSKAGTSVRLKTKTVKELQLEKAQLEAENKEMERRLLQLQSNMSREKEERRKLGAYHWKSGQAGPRTPQARTVAQNNENRKKVSPQRVKLQVLKQIQEPVKKPVKPKRGNVVAHEKLGVKGVGYGPPEIKGGLLEPASASTSASPGKQQDQGLLLSGAFDERASAESFQEALLQWRRGESGPGGGLCATEVPSEAVGNCEVQTNVSALKEPIHVEFQKDGLSYMEKLLLKKYRRTPVDQFFASCMKDSRPVQALSVQQDGAEGGGQGDDDDDDIEELTDEEVKKYWASIYRAEESNTVSENAESSLQIEFLDDSQSEDLEESSDSSVEETGDVGMNKQGKTDPLEGGRNPVSPKEISQEKLIVCSDLEIDAVQEESIEPKAGRGSLGSCGLAEEISEPTEGVSKDPTGAALRSSRGLETELQQSRREPQELGRDCNAQSLVLPGTAKSSALQDVAKRQKCGSASYQGLEGFFVVGANPKQEKLEAPSSLSAASSPRDRSIPFPGDEQWVSERSLSECADDSVVQGVLESQLNRAAKAFQAQNQLSHLMAAWMPWPEASLII
- the ZBBX gene encoding zinc finger B-box domain-containing protein 1 isoform X5, translating into MNVNDFVILPGSKAGTSVRLKTKTVKELQLEKAQLEAENKEMERRLLQLQSNMSREKEERRKLGAYHWKSGQAGPRTPQARTVAQNNENRKKVSPQRVKLQVLKQIQEPVKKPVKPKRGNVVAHEKLGVKGVGYGPPEIKGGLLEPASASTSASPGKQQDQGLLLSGAFDERASAESFQEALLQWRRGESGPGGGLCATEVPSEAVGNCEVQTNVSALKEPIHVEFQKDGLSYMEKLLLKKYRRTPVDQFFASCMKDSRPVQALSVQQDGAEGGGQGDDDDDDIEELTDEEVKKYWASIYRAEESNTVSENAESSLQIEFLDDSQSEDLEESSDSSVEETGDVGMNKQGKTDPLEGGRNPVSPKEISQEKLIVCSDLEIDAVQEESIEPKAGRGSLGSCGLAEEISEPTEGVSKDPTGAALRSSRGLETELQQSRREPQELGRDCNAQSLVLPGTAKSSALQDVAKRQKCGSASYQGLEGFFVVGANPKQEKLEAPSSLSAASSPRDRSIPFPGDEQWVSERSLSECADDSVVQGVLESQLNRAAKAFQAQNQLSHLMAAWMPWPEM
- the ZBBX gene encoding zinc finger B-box domain-containing protein 1 isoform X3; translation: MNVNDFVILPGSKAGTSVRLKTKTVKELQLEKAQLEAENKEMERRLLQLQSNMSREKEERRKLGAYHWKSGQAGPRTPQARTVAQNNENRKKVSPQRVKLQVLKQIQEPVKKPVKPKRGNVVAHEKLGVKGVGYGPPEIKGGLLEPASASTSASPGKQQDQGLLLSGAFDERASAESFQEALLQWRRGESGPGGGLCATEVPSEAVGNCEVQTNVSALKEPIHVEFQKDGLSYMEKLLLKKYRRTPVDQFFASCMKDSRPVQALSVQQDGAEGGGQGDDDDDDIEELTDEEVKKYWASIYRAEESNTVSENAESSLQIEFLDDSQSEDLEESSDSSVEETGDVGMNKQGKTDPLEGGRNPVSPKEISQDAVQEESIEPKAGRGSLGSCGLAEEISEPTEGVSKDPTGAALRSSRGLETELQQSRREPQELGRDCNAQSLVLPGTAKSSALQDVAKRQKCGSASYQGLEGFFVVGANPKQEKLEAPSSLSAASSPRDRSIPFPGDEQWVSERSLSECADDSVVQGVLESQLNRAAKAFQAQNQLSHLMAAWMPWPDISGHENHSSLACEDGTSSSRAMEKISGNADFQSTLELKDHDPFDIFGDWEESQMDAEEAILEDKQQVLALQ
- the ZBBX gene encoding zinc finger B-box domain-containing protein 1 isoform X1 is translated as MNVNDFVILPGSKAGTSVRLKTKTVKELQLEKAQLEAENKEMERRLLQLQSNMSREKEERRKLGAYHWKSGQAGPRTPQARTVAQNNENRKKVSPQRVKLQVLKQIQEPVKKPVKPKRGNVVAHEKLGVKGVGYGPPEIKGGLLEPASASTSASPGKQQDQGLLLSGAFDERASAESFQEALLQWRRGESGPGGGLCATEVPSEAVGNCEVQTNVSALKEPIHVEFQKDGLSYMEKLLLKKYRRTPVDQFFASCMKDSRPVQALSVQQDGAEGGGQGDDDDDDIEELTDEEVKKYWASIYRAEESNTVSENAESSLQIEFLDDSQSEDLEESSDSSVEETGDVGMNKQGKTDPLEGGRNPVSPKEISQEKLIVCSDLEIDAVQEESIEPKAGRGSLGSCGLAEEISEPTEGVSKDPTGAALRSSRGLETELQQSRREPQELGRDCNAQSLVLPGTAKSSALQDVAKRQKCGSASYQGLEGFFVVGANPKQEKLEAPSSLSAASSPRDRSIPFPGDEQWVSERSLSECADDSVVQGVLESQLNRAAKAFQAQNQLSHLMAAWMPWPDISGHENHSSLACEDGTSSSRAMEKISGNADFQSTLELKDHDPFDIFGDWEESQMDAEEAILEDKQQVLALQ
- the ZBBX gene encoding zinc finger B-box domain-containing protein 1 isoform X2, with translation MNVNDFVILPGSKAGTSVRLKTKTVKELQLEKAQLEAENKEMERRLLQLQSNMSREKEERRKLGAYHWKSGQAGPRTPQARTVAQNNENRKKVSPQRVKLQVLKQIQEPVKKPVKPKRGNVVAHEKLGVKGVGYGPPEIKGGLLEPASASTSASPGKQQDQGLLLSGAFDERASAESFQEALLQWRRGESGPGGGLCATEVPSEAVGNCEVQTNVSALKEPIHVEFQKDGLSYMEKLLLKKYRRTPVDQFFASCMKDSRPVQALSVQQDGAEGGGQGDDDDDDIEELTDEEVKKYWASIYRAEESNTVSENAESSLQIEFLDDSQSEDLEESSDSSVEETGDVGMNKQGKTDPLEGGRNPVSPKEISQEKLIVCSDLEIDAVQEESIEPKAGRGSLGSCGLAEEISEPTEGVSKDPTGAALRSSRGLETELQQSRREPQELGRDCNAQSLVLPGTAKSSADVAKRQKCGSASYQGLEGFFVVGANPKQEKLEAPSSLSAASSPRDRSIPFPGDEQWVSERSLSECADDSVVQGVLESQLNRAAKAFQAQNQLSHLMAAWMPWPDISGHENHSSLACEDGTSSSRAMEKISGNADFQSTLELKDHDPFDIFGDWEESQMDAEEAILEDKQQVLALQ